A single region of the Salarchaeum japonicum genome encodes:
- a CDS encoding DUF7261 family protein, producing MVRVNRRGQLVLVAAAVVALALVPVVAAYLQLGYAPGSGTAAEPRPGADAERLLSRAVARAPVLADYDWTNRADAVAAVRGALAPRLDALRTARLTGGTAAVVAYAPGVADSWAAARCPSGPNRQFGACRADGGVVVQERDGRTHLVAVAVAVRVVSDGRTATLTLVVER from the coding sequence GTGGTACGCGTGAACCGCCGCGGCCAGCTCGTCTTGGTCGCGGCGGCGGTGGTCGCGCTCGCGCTCGTCCCCGTCGTCGCCGCCTACCTCCAGCTCGGGTACGCGCCCGGGTCGGGGACGGCCGCGGAACCGCGGCCGGGCGCGGACGCCGAGCGGTTGCTGTCGCGGGCGGTGGCACGCGCGCCCGTCCTCGCGGACTACGACTGGACGAACCGAGCAGACGCAGTCGCGGCCGTTCGGGGCGCGCTCGCGCCGCGACTGGACGCGCTGCGAACCGCGCGCCTGACCGGCGGAACGGCGGCCGTCGTGGCGTACGCGCCCGGCGTCGCGGACTCCTGGGCGGCCGCGCGGTGTCCGAGCGGGCCGAACCGCCAGTTCGGCGCGTGTCGCGCGGACGGCGGCGTGGTCGTGCAGGAGCGCGACGGTCGCACGCACCTCGTCGCGGTCGCAGTCGCGGTGCGCGTCGTCTCCGACGGGCGAACCGCGACCCTGACGCTGGTGGTCGAACGCTAA
- a CDS encoding thioredoxin family protein yields MAGESTRVLDRGDSAPDFSLPGTDGETHSLDDFHEYDALLVVFTCNHCPYAQAKHPALNAIADDYDDVAVVGINPNDADAYPDDSFDAMRDAVSEGTVDYDAYLRDDSQATAAAYGAVCTPDPFLFANRDGFELAYHGRLDDAQSPDAEPSDDPGFEMRDAIDTVLAGGDVTREFAPARGCTIKWKPGNEPDYWGDL; encoded by the coding sequence ATGGCTGGCGAATCAACCCGCGTGCTCGACCGCGGCGACTCGGCACCCGACTTCTCGCTCCCCGGCACCGACGGCGAAACGCACTCGCTCGACGACTTCCATGAGTACGACGCCCTGCTCGTCGTGTTCACGTGCAACCACTGTCCGTACGCGCAGGCGAAACACCCCGCCCTGAACGCAATCGCGGACGACTACGACGACGTGGCCGTGGTCGGCATCAACCCCAACGACGCCGACGCTTACCCCGACGACTCCTTCGACGCGATGCGTGACGCCGTCAGCGAGGGCACCGTGGACTACGACGCCTACCTCCGCGACGACTCCCAGGCGACCGCGGCGGCCTACGGCGCGGTCTGCACGCCCGACCCCTTCCTGTTCGCGAACCGCGACGGCTTCGAACTCGCCTACCACGGCCGCCTCGACGACGCCCAATCGCCCGACGCGGAACCGTCCGACGACCCCGGATTCGAGATGCGTGACGCCATCGACACCGTGCTCGCCGGCGGGGACGTGACCCGGGAGTTCGCGCCCGCCCGCGGCTGCACCATCAAGTGGAAACCCGGGAACGAGCCGGACTACTGGGGCGACCTCTAG
- a CDS encoding DUF7262 family protein yields MRRAQLSLSAVEAGVGVLLVFAVTTGFVLGNPASAGDAQLDAYATDLGAVLANDAPRHGDATRLTEVTRSPDGFDREADALANRIVRVLPENLMYRVETEHGTVGYPRPDGVAYGTARHATAYGTVTIWVWYA; encoded by the coding sequence ATGCGTAGGGCGCAGCTCTCGCTCTCCGCCGTCGAGGCGGGCGTCGGCGTCCTGCTGGTGTTCGCGGTGACCACGGGGTTCGTGCTCGGCAACCCCGCGTCCGCGGGGGACGCCCAGCTCGACGCGTACGCGACCGACCTCGGCGCGGTGCTGGCGAACGACGCGCCGCGGCACGGCGACGCCACCCGGCTGACCGAGGTGACGCGCTCCCCCGACGGGTTCGACCGCGAGGCGGACGCGCTCGCGAACCGAATCGTCCGCGTCCTCCCGGAGAACCTCATGTATCGGGTGGAGACCGAGCACGGAACGGTCGGGTATCCGCGGCCGGACGGCGTGGCGTACGGGACGGCGCGGCACGCGACCGCCTACGGCACCGTGACCATCTGGGTGTGGTACGCGTGA
- a CDS encoding DUF7263 family protein — MRAQLNLPALGVALLLVTAATGVSLAVANGAFDAAERDPVADHAATALADRLVAANGPLAIRQNVLDARELRRLDAADVRSLVGARDAVVRLDGGVVARTGDVTDPRTVRRLVLVATVENRTLAPAIERGAAVTIPRRTDAVTVTIDPPAGTVVRAVRVNGRTALLNDAGLRGTFTLDASRFRTTRIGFDATDRLPAGSVTVAYAVERTEKGVLGVSVDA, encoded by the coding sequence ATGAGGGCGCAGTTGAACCTCCCGGCGCTCGGCGTCGCGTTACTGCTCGTGACGGCGGCGACGGGCGTGAGTCTCGCGGTGGCGAACGGCGCGTTCGACGCCGCGGAGCGCGACCCCGTCGCCGACCACGCCGCGACCGCGCTCGCCGACCGCCTCGTCGCAGCGAACGGCCCGCTCGCCATCCGTCAGAACGTGCTCGACGCCCGCGAACTCAGGAGGCTGGACGCCGCCGACGTGCGTTCGCTCGTCGGGGCGCGCGACGCGGTCGTCCGCCTCGACGGCGGTGTCGTCGCGCGGACGGGGGACGTGACCGACCCGCGGACGGTTCGGCGGCTGGTGCTCGTCGCGACCGTCGAGAACCGCACGCTCGCGCCCGCAATCGAGCGCGGCGCGGCGGTGACCATTCCGCGGCGCACGGACGCCGTGACCGTGACCATCGACCCGCCCGCGGGAACCGTGGTGCGGGCGGTGCGCGTGAACGGCCGCACCGCGCTCCTGAACGACGCGGGCCTCCGCGGGACGTTCACGCTCGACGCGTCGCGGTTTCGCACCACCCGCATCGGGTTCGACGCGACCGACCGCCTGCCGGCGGGGAGCGTCACCGTCGCGTACGCGGTCGAGCGAACCGAGAAGGGCGTGCTCGGGGTGAGCGTCGATGCGTAG
- a CDS encoding glycoside hydrolase family 26 protein: MTESLRTGAFVGSTVESFSRADAMERWQGAGLDVQNVFATWDTAVDPLHGVFDRRLRAIDAAGRTPMLTWEPFTDDPEETPADVASRIVAGEHDDYLAAFARFLREWLDADETRRLFLRFAHEPNGDWYPWSPATGGPGGADAYVELWRYVRDALALDDRADRVNWVWAPNHVDVGGYDAESLYPGEAYVDWVGVDGFNWGATESWSAWQSPREVFDDMLGRVAELGDHSLCIPEYASTSVTADGHDVSAKNRWIREFFAYARDSPVELAVWFNIDKETDWAVFDAERGDTVVSVGDERYTAYSAYGREVGQ, encoded by the coding sequence GTGACGGAATCGCTTCGCACCGGCGCGTTCGTCGGGTCGACGGTCGAATCGTTCTCGCGGGCGGACGCGATGGAGCGCTGGCAGGGCGCGGGCCTGGACGTGCAGAACGTGTTCGCGACCTGGGATACGGCCGTAGACCCCTTGCACGGCGTGTTCGACCGCCGCCTGCGCGCCATCGACGCCGCCGGTCGGACGCCGATGCTGACGTGGGAGCCGTTCACGGACGACCCCGAGGAGACGCCTGCGGACGTGGCTTCGCGAATCGTCGCGGGCGAACACGACGATTACCTCGCGGCGTTCGCGCGGTTCCTCCGCGAGTGGCTGGACGCGGACGAGACCCGGCGGCTCTTCCTCCGGTTCGCGCACGAACCGAACGGCGACTGGTACCCGTGGTCGCCCGCGACCGGCGGCCCCGGCGGCGCGGACGCGTACGTCGAACTCTGGCGGTACGTCCGGGACGCGCTCGCGCTCGACGACCGCGCCGACCGCGTGAACTGGGTGTGGGCCCCCAACCACGTCGACGTGGGCGGCTACGACGCCGAGTCGCTCTACCCGGGCGAGGCGTACGTCGACTGGGTCGGCGTGGACGGCTTCAACTGGGGGGCGACGGAGTCGTGGAGCGCGTGGCAGTCGCCCCGCGAGGTGTTCGACGACATGCTCGGACGCGTCGCGGAGCTAGGCGACCACTCGCTCTGTATTCCCGAGTACGCGAGCACGTCCGTGACCGCGGATGGCCACGACGTGAGCGCGAAGAACCGCTGGATTCGCGAGTTCTTCGCGTACGCCCGCGACTCCCCGGTGGAACTCGCGGTCTGGTTCAACATCGACAAGGAGACGGACTGGGCGGTGTTCGACGCCGAGCGCGGGGACACGGTGGTCTCGGTGGGCGACGAGCGGTACACGGCGTACTCTGCGTACGGCCGCGAAGTCGGACAGTAG
- a CDS encoding glycosyltransferase family 2 protein, giving the protein MTRRRQLVFAAVGALAVLFVAVDLALLVLPPELWLLDGVIGAFWETLRESPALVMTFVLWQLVLLYTIPVSFWSYLFVFYLWKHYRPTRRGDDEVSVEWTPDAVQVRVLTIDNESVVQETVDSLPDTLSDVVVVAEADIHVDGAEVVVVPESFTCEFAQFKGRAIEYARIHHPTDKEYVLYLDEDTRVPSFDGIPSNADIVQFRERPVRTGGILPYLAEIHRIGFNIEQRAFPYLRVPFYAWGGGIAIRRSLEDRITWDTDTIVEDSVFAWRAVLDEDATFEVVDTFFENQAPPSIRAMVGQRRRWLTGTRSKSRLLPWDYRILYHFRDIGWAVSVFGPVFWVTSALTYVGVETIPLTVLVLPEVYVALSLVLLAHVYLWSLLGLLYYRERPHIWLGLLALTPFVVLLHSAGALYGILSPARQFAVTEKVSNTVEDAAETVLELTPLADDDATDRRDD; this is encoded by the coding sequence ATGACTCGCCGCCGCCAATTAGTCTTCGCCGCCGTTGGAGCGCTCGCCGTCCTGTTCGTCGCGGTGGATCTGGCGCTTCTCGTGCTCCCCCCGGAACTCTGGCTCCTCGACGGCGTCATCGGCGCGTTCTGGGAGACGCTCCGCGAGTCGCCCGCACTCGTGATGACGTTCGTGCTCTGGCAGCTCGTCCTCCTCTACACCATCCCCGTGAGCTTCTGGAGCTACCTCTTCGTCTTCTACCTCTGGAAGCACTACCGGCCCACCCGCCGCGGCGACGACGAGGTGTCCGTCGAGTGGACGCCGGACGCCGTCCAGGTGCGCGTGCTCACCATCGACAACGAATCCGTCGTCCAGGAGACCGTGGACTCCCTCCCCGACACCCTCAGCGACGTAGTGGTCGTCGCGGAAGCCGACATCCACGTTGACGGCGCGGAGGTCGTCGTCGTCCCCGAGTCGTTCACGTGCGAGTTCGCGCAGTTCAAGGGCCGCGCCATCGAGTACGCCCGCATCCACCACCCCACGGACAAGGAGTACGTCCTCTACCTCGACGAGGACACCCGCGTCCCCTCGTTCGACGGCATCCCCTCGAACGCCGACATCGTCCAGTTCCGCGAACGCCCCGTCCGCACCGGCGGAATCCTCCCCTACCTCGCGGAAATCCACCGCATCGGCTTCAACATCGAACAGCGCGCGTTCCCCTACCTCCGCGTCCCCTTCTACGCGTGGGGCGGCGGCATCGCCATCCGCCGGTCGCTCGAAGACCGCATCACGTGGGACACCGACACCATCGTCGAGGACTCCGTGTTCGCGTGGCGCGCCGTCCTCGACGAGGACGCCACCTTCGAGGTCGTGGACACGTTCTTCGAGAACCAGGCCCCGCCCTCCATCCGAGCCATGGTCGGCCAGCGCCGCCGCTGGCTCACCGGCACGCGCTCCAAGTCACGCCTCCTCCCCTGGGACTACCGCATCCTCTACCACTTCCGCGACATCGGGTGGGCGGTGTCCGTCTTCGGGCCCGTGTTCTGGGTGACCTCCGCGCTCACCTACGTCGGCGTCGAGACGATACCCCTCACCGTGCTCGTGCTCCCCGAGGTGTACGTCGCGCTCTCGCTCGTCCTGCTCGCGCACGTCTACCTCTGGTCGCTGCTCGGCCTGCTCTACTACCGCGAACGCCCCCACATCTGGCTGGGACTGCTCGCGCTCACGCCGTTCGTCGTCCTCCTCCACTCCGCGGGCGCGCTCTACGGCATCCTCTCGCCCGCCCGGCAGTTCGCCGTCACGGAGAAGGTGTCGAACACCGTCGAGGACGCCGCCGAGACCGTCCTCGAACTCACGCCCCTCGCGGACGACGACGCCACCGACCGCCGCGACGACTGA
- a CDS encoding type II secretion system F family protein — translation MSGVLDRALYALFGGHADRRRHATDRRRYRGTTASEGFDVYLARLYGASWLAFALVATFAGGLAWLTPLAATVASITDLLTPFVAAALVGALAGLLAKRGVLLAGSLHLRWVLRARRADIDRTLPSAVRYLRVLASAGSGERALFDAVAARERAYGETAVAFGTVRNKAALSGSLGQALRVVARDTPSRDALAPFLLKFREHAATGPDAVEQFLRLEARMLANRQARARTEAEGFLELLAELFVVLLVMPALVVVSVTVMSVLAPGLGAPVAIAGYVTTPRTLLVAGCGVFVLAIGAIAAALVGVFRPSGFGDHWTRSRGLGIVANAHRNPADALLVLAPLAPGLAAGFAALGVGVWDALVLAYAGVAVPVGAVAARRARADDAKDRELKDAVHAIAGHVSLGVPFADAVGRVVGDGSLDALRADTADLARRLDLPHPDIDRRTAALSAYAERVGTPLADQAIGLVAGALTAGSEVETAFDALQAEVGRLYHEKKALRSELAVYVAVGWTTALLVVGIVVAINAYVLDSFAQLSTVSTATTGLSLAPDAVQPERDRHHFYLVTQATMLSCGWFAGMASRGRYAALLHSGLLALAAFCAFRIGGFA, via the coding sequence GTGAGCGGCGTTCTCGACCGCGCGCTCTACGCCCTCTTCGGCGGGCACGCCGACCGGCGGCGGCACGCGACCGACCGCCGGCGCTACCGCGGCACCACCGCCAGCGAGGGGTTCGACGTGTACCTCGCGCGCCTCTACGGCGCGTCCTGGCTCGCGTTCGCCCTCGTCGCCACGTTCGCCGGCGGTCTCGCGTGGCTGACGCCGCTCGCCGCGACCGTCGCGAGCATCACCGACCTGCTCACGCCGTTCGTGGCGGCCGCGCTCGTCGGCGCGCTCGCCGGCCTGCTCGCGAAACGCGGCGTCCTGCTCGCCGGGAGTCTCCACCTCCGGTGGGTGTTGCGGGCGCGGCGCGCGGACATCGACCGCACGCTCCCGAGCGCGGTGCGCTACCTGCGCGTGCTCGCGTCCGCCGGCTCCGGGGAGCGCGCGCTGTTCGACGCCGTCGCCGCCCGGGAGCGCGCGTACGGCGAGACCGCCGTGGCGTTCGGCACGGTTCGGAACAAGGCCGCGCTCTCCGGCAGTCTCGGGCAGGCGCTCCGCGTGGTCGCGCGCGACACGCCCTCTCGGGACGCGCTCGCGCCCTTCCTCCTGAAGTTCCGCGAGCACGCCGCGACCGGGCCGGACGCAGTCGAGCAGTTCCTGCGCCTCGAAGCCCGGATGCTCGCGAACCGACAGGCTCGCGCCCGCACCGAGGCCGAGGGCTTCCTCGAACTGCTTGCGGAGCTGTTCGTCGTCCTGCTCGTGATGCCCGCGCTCGTCGTCGTCTCCGTCACCGTGATGAGCGTGCTCGCGCCCGGGCTCGGCGCGCCAGTTGCGATTGCGGGCTACGTGACGACGCCGCGGACGCTCCTCGTCGCCGGCTGTGGCGTGTTCGTTCTCGCCATCGGCGCGATCGCGGCCGCGCTCGTCGGCGTGTTCCGCCCGAGCGGGTTCGGCGACCACTGGACGCGCTCGCGCGGGCTCGGAATCGTCGCGAACGCGCACCGGAACCCCGCGGACGCCCTGCTCGTCCTCGCGCCGCTCGCGCCCGGGCTCGCGGCCGGGTTCGCCGCGCTCGGCGTCGGCGTCTGGGACGCGCTGGTGCTCGCGTACGCGGGCGTCGCCGTCCCCGTCGGGGCCGTGGCGGCGCGGCGGGCGCGGGCGGACGACGCGAAAGACCGCGAGTTGAAGGACGCCGTGCACGCCATCGCCGGCCACGTCAGCCTCGGCGTGCCGTTCGCGGACGCGGTCGGCCGCGTCGTCGGCGACGGGTCGCTGGACGCGCTGCGCGCCGACACCGCCGACCTCGCGCGCCGCCTCGACCTCCCGCACCCGGACATCGACCGTCGAACCGCCGCGCTCTCCGCGTACGCGGAGCGCGTCGGCACGCCGCTCGCCGACCAGGCCATCGGCCTCGTCGCGGGCGCGCTCACCGCCGGAAGCGAGGTCGAGACCGCGTTCGACGCGCTCCAGGCCGAGGTCGGCCGGCTCTACCACGAGAAGAAGGCGCTTCGCTCCGAACTCGCGGTGTACGTCGCGGTCGGCTGGACGACCGCGCTCCTCGTGGTGGGTATCGTCGTCGCCATCAACGCGTACGTCCTCGACAGTTTCGCGCAACTCTCGACGGTTTCGACCGCCACGACCGGACTGTCGCTCGCGCCGGACGCCGTCCAGCCCGAACGCGACCGCCACCACTTCTACCTCGTGACGCAGGCGACGATGCTCTCCTGCGGCTGGTTCGCCGGGATGGCGAGCAGGGGCCGGTACGCCGCGCTCCTCCACTCCGGCCTGCTCGCGCTCGCCGCGTTCTGCGCGTTCCGCATCGGAGGGTTCGCGTGA
- a CDS encoding DUF7289 family protein produces the protein MTDSRAQSNVVGVAVLLGLTVVALGAVTASVGSLVETNAAAADANRVASDLAAAVQPVRTTGVRTGSLAFTDGRLDTVERSIRVLDDSGVILERPANALVFEAGAYTTTLLGGAVTLGRGDGGRFVRDPPITADEDVLVVGVPVLDGAVVAGGESERVHLRTRVTHTRRDLGTGTYGVAVETTRPGPWKRFFAAANATLTSRDFDGDGVKSVVARFPGERAGYVVVHRVEVSRRG, from the coding sequence GTGACTGACTCGCGCGCGCAGTCGAACGTCGTCGGCGTCGCCGTGCTGCTCGGCCTGACGGTGGTCGCGCTCGGCGCGGTGACGGCGAGCGTCGGTAGTCTCGTCGAGACGAACGCGGCCGCGGCGGACGCCAACCGGGTCGCGTCCGACCTCGCGGCGGCCGTCCAGCCCGTCCGAACCACGGGCGTCCGCACTGGGTCGCTCGCGTTCACGGACGGCCGCCTCGACACCGTCGAGCGCTCGATACGCGTGCTCGACGACTCCGGAGTCATACTGGAGCGCCCGGCGAACGCGCTCGTGTTCGAGGCGGGCGCGTACACGACGACCCTGCTGGGCGGCGCGGTGACGCTCGGCCGCGGCGACGGCGGGCGGTTCGTGCGCGACCCCCCGATAACTGCGGACGAGGACGTGCTCGTCGTCGGCGTCCCCGTGCTCGACGGCGCGGTGGTCGCCGGCGGCGAGAGCGAGCGCGTCCACCTCCGGACGCGCGTCACGCACACCAGACGCGACCTCGGAACCGGAACGTACGGCGTGGCGGTGGAGACGACGCGGCCGGGGCCGTGGAAGCGGTTCTTCGCGGCGGCGAACGCCACGCTCACGTCGCGCGATTTCGACGGCGACGGCGTGAAGAGCGTGGTCGCGCGGTTCCCGGGTGAGCGCGCGGGCTACGTCGTCGTCCACCGCGTGGAGGTGTCGCGTCGTGGATGA
- a CDS encoding type II/IV secretion system ATPase subunit yields MDSNSVSSPPEVPAPVPPDAADAWYAPDVHSQYEPTPGVVVTVTRDRNAFRYRVREPVLTAAETDARGRVSDYFERGHPSQPRTREGARERYAAGLDEKHRRAVARLADATPAGERRLRYYALRDVRCLGALTPLALDDRVEVADADGDRLVVHTAEYAPARTDIPADADALDRFLSERLDAYTVPFREFDVPVVVYREHVLGTDAFDVRYAVREPDLLPGDRALLDDCKTHVWDARVGDLVDDHAAFVAEHADRYLARRLAARNAGRWLDTLEHRARDALSAYDLALPPVDRRFADDRLDDLRYYVLRDFVGHGELTVPVRDDHLEDVEANRVGERVKVVPRHSLWKDGRIPTNLVFDDERAFVDLVTQLAAEDGVELNASNPSAKVNLRPDGVGDDVTVRCAVALPAISADGPHVSIRKQAPDALTPTDLVRTDSISPAMVALLWMAYEHHGVVVFSGPTGVGKTTLMNAHAPFIPHRDRPVSIDEGSREVSLPHETGVSLTTRDHENPHKRVTMADLMTESNYLNPDVEIIAEINTPESFETFADVLNTGHGVIGTTHAADADRLVNRVVEQGLPAYLLREIDLVVFPRHVEGERYVGEMLELVDEAAYDRLPADERGRIEKDDTVIHYHRVAGRREGAFSFADAGDVAFFDRLAAHTDRPREAVVAEFERKRRYVEYFVRDDLSDRDDLFAFLADLRTDEAATVERAAGDA; encoded by the coding sequence ATTGATTCTAACTCCGTGAGTTCCCCGCCCGAGGTGCCCGCGCCGGTGCCGCCCGACGCGGCCGACGCCTGGTACGCCCCCGACGTTCACAGCCAGTACGAACCGACGCCCGGCGTCGTCGTCACCGTCACCCGCGACCGCAACGCGTTCCGCTACCGCGTCCGCGAGCCCGTCCTCACCGCCGCCGAAACGGACGCTCGCGGCCGCGTCAGCGACTACTTCGAGCGCGGCCACCCCAGCCAACCCCGCACTCGGGAGGGCGCGCGCGAGCGCTACGCCGCCGGCCTGGACGAGAAACACCGCCGCGCCGTCGCGCGCCTCGCGGATGCCACGCCCGCGGGCGAACGACGCCTCCGGTACTACGCGCTCCGGGACGTGCGGTGTCTCGGCGCGCTCACCCCGCTCGCGCTCGACGACCGCGTCGAGGTCGCGGACGCCGACGGCGACCGCCTCGTCGTCCACACCGCGGAGTACGCGCCCGCCCGCACAGACATTCCCGCCGACGCGGACGCGCTCGACCGGTTCCTCTCCGAGCGCCTCGACGCCTACACCGTCCCGTTCCGCGAGTTCGACGTGCCCGTCGTCGTCTACCGCGAACACGTCCTCGGAACCGACGCCTTCGACGTGCGGTACGCCGTCCGCGAACCCGACCTCCTCCCCGGCGACCGCGCCCTCCTCGACGACTGCAAGACCCACGTCTGGGACGCCCGCGTCGGCGACCTCGTGGACGACCACGCCGCGTTCGTCGCCGAGCACGCCGACCGCTACCTCGCGCGCCGCCTCGCCGCCAGGAACGCCGGCCGCTGGCTCGACACCCTCGAACACCGCGCCCGCGACGCCCTCTCTGCATACGACCTCGCGCTCCCGCCGGTCGACCGCCGGTTCGCCGACGACCGCCTCGACGACCTCCGGTACTACGTCCTCCGCGACTTCGTCGGCCACGGCGAACTCACCGTCCCCGTTCGCGACGACCACCTCGAAGACGTGGAGGCGAACCGCGTCGGCGAGCGCGTGAAGGTCGTCCCCCGGCACTCGCTCTGGAAGGACGGCCGCATCCCGACGAACCTCGTGTTCGACGACGAGCGGGCGTTCGTCGACCTCGTCACCCAGCTCGCCGCCGAGGACGGCGTCGAACTGAACGCGAGCAACCCGAGCGCGAAGGTGAACCTCCGGCCCGACGGCGTCGGCGACGACGTGACCGTCCGGTGCGCGGTCGCGCTCCCCGCAATCAGCGCGGACGGCCCGCACGTCTCCATCCGGAAACAAGCCCCGGACGCGCTCACGCCGACCGACCTCGTGCGCACGGACTCGATTTCGCCGGCGATGGTGGCCCTGCTCTGGATGGCGTACGAACACCACGGTGTCGTCGTGTTCTCCGGCCCGACCGGCGTCGGGAAGACCACGCTGATGAACGCGCACGCGCCCTTCATCCCCCACCGCGACCGCCCCGTCAGCATCGACGAGGGGAGTCGGGAGGTGAGTCTCCCGCACGAGACCGGCGTCTCCCTCACCACGCGCGACCACGAGAACCCGCACAAGCGCGTGACGATGGCCGACCTGATGACCGAATCAAACTACCTCAATCCCGACGTGGAAATCATCGCGGAAATAAATACACCGGAGAGCTTCGAGACGTTCGCGGACGTGCTGAACACGGGCCACGGCGTCATCGGGACGACGCACGCGGCGGACGCCGACCGCCTCGTGAACCGCGTGGTCGAACAGGGCCTGCCCGCGTACCTCCTGCGCGAAATCGACCTCGTCGTCTTCCCGCGGCACGTCGAGGGCGAGCGCTACGTCGGCGAGATGCTCGAACTCGTGGACGAAGCGGCGTACGACCGCCTCCCCGCCGACGAGCGGGGACGCATCGAGAAGGACGATACCGTGATTCACTACCACCGGGTCGCGGGCCGCCGCGAGGGCGCGTTCTCGTTCGCGGACGCGGGCGACGTGGCGTTCTTCGACCGGCTCGCCGCGCACACCGACCGGCCGCGCGAGGCGGTGGTGGCGGAGTTCGAGCGGAAACGGCGGTACGTCGAGTACTTCGTGCGCGACGATTTGAGCGACCGCGACGACCTGTTCGCGTTCCTCGCCGACCTGCGGACGGACGAGGCGGCGACCGTCGAGCGCGCCGCGGGGGACGCGTGA
- a CDS encoding DUF7266 family protein has translation MDDRGVAPVVGKALEAGIVLLYVGAVAAAMYGSVVPDYRTTAGDAVAERALAAAAEDVEAAIPAEVREATVRADVTLPATIRGRPYTVAVENRTLVLAHPDPEVGARVRLALPASVTAVSGSWSSGTPAAVLVVREHGETVVRLVAR, from the coding sequence GTGGATGACCGCGGCGTCGCGCCGGTCGTCGGGAAGGCCCTCGAAGCCGGTATCGTCCTGCTGTACGTCGGCGCGGTCGCGGCGGCGATGTACGGGTCGGTCGTCCCCGACTACCGGACGACCGCCGGGGACGCCGTCGCTGAGCGCGCACTCGCCGCCGCGGCGGAGGACGTGGAGGCCGCGATACCCGCGGAGGTACGGGAAGCAACCGTCCGCGCGGACGTGACGCTCCCGGCGACGATTCGCGGCCGGCCGTACACCGTCGCGGTGGAGAACCGAACGCTCGTGCTCGCGCACCCCGACCCCGAAGTGGGCGCGAGGGTTCGGCTGGCGCTCCCCGCGTCCGTGACCGCCGTGTCGGGGAGCTGGTCGAGCGGGACGCCGGCGGCCGTGCTGGTGGTGCGGGAGCACGGCGAGACCGTGGTTCGGTTGGTGGCGCGATGA
- a CDS encoding DUF4129 domain-containing protein: MKRNRLALVVALLVVVALGLATATLANPTTSGAGGAGGGAGGATGPGTDASNGTDAGPAQNQSGSPLPTLGSAFTVCVPFLLTPTFLGLAALAFVAFFLVVRWRANTAIALALLLVLTFPTLILHALLTKCGTASNPVQAAVNEVTNQTSSVGGSPGTNPVETVTTPPVLLLALVAVLAVLLYLFVRGSGDDEDAPEVREPDPEDSLGAVAAAAGTAADRIESDADVENAVYRAWRDMTGHLDTASPETTTPAEFARAARDAGMDARHVDTLTDVFREVRYGDEPVTEERERRALDALRDIEAAYGGDEE, encoded by the coding sequence GTGAAGCGGAACCGGCTCGCGCTCGTCGTCGCCCTCCTCGTCGTCGTCGCGCTCGGCCTCGCCACCGCGACCCTCGCCAACCCCACCACGAGCGGTGCCGGCGGTGCCGGCGGCGGTGCCGGCGGCGCGACCGGTCCCGGAACCGACGCGTCGAACGGAACCGACGCCGGTCCCGCACAGAACCAGTCCGGCTCCCCCCTCCCCACGCTCGGGTCGGCGTTCACCGTCTGCGTCCCGTTCCTGTTGACGCCGACGTTTCTCGGACTCGCGGCGCTCGCGTTCGTCGCGTTCTTCCTCGTCGTGCGGTGGCGGGCGAACACCGCCATCGCGCTCGCGCTCCTCCTCGTCCTCACCTTCCCGACGCTCATCCTGCACGCGCTCCTCACGAAGTGCGGAACCGCCTCGAATCCGGTTCAGGCGGCCGTCAACGAGGTCACGAACCAGACCTCTTCCGTCGGCGGGTCGCCCGGTACGAACCCCGTGGAGACCGTCACCACGCCCCCGGTTCTCCTGCTCGCGCTCGTCGCCGTGCTCGCCGTCCTCCTCTACCTCTTCGTCCGCGGGAGCGGCGACGACGAGGACGCGCCCGAGGTTCGCGAACCAGACCCCGAGGACTCCCTGGGCGCGGTCGCGGCCGCCGCCGGCACCGCCGCCGACCGCATCGAGAGCGACGCCGACGTGGAGAACGCCGTCTACCGGGCGTGGCGGGACATGACCGGCCACCTCGACACCGCGTCCCCGGAGACGACGACGCCCGCCGAGTTCGCGCGCGCCGCCCGCGACGCCGGGATGGACGCCCGGCACGTGGACACGCTCACGGACGTGTTCCGGGAGGTGCGGTACGGCGACGAACCCGTGACCGAGGAGCGCGAGCGCCGCGCGCTCGACGCGCTCCGCGACATCGAGGCCGCCTACGGGGGTGACGAGGAGTGA